The Deltaproteobacteria bacterium genome segment TCCACCTTCCGAATGGCACAGCAAAGATCATGGTGTTTTTCGTAAAGATTCCTGTCGGGATCGAAAAGGTCCAGGTCTTTTTCAGCGGGAGCATACTCAACAACATTTGTTAATTTGAGAAGAGAAACTAACTGTTCCCTGTATTGCAGGGTTTCCTTAAAGTGACAGCCCGTATTGACAAAGATGACCTTCAGTCCGGGATCAATGCGGGAAATCATATGGAGCAAAACAGCGCTCCCGATACCGAAAGAAGAGGAGAGCGCCACCTCCTCCCTGAACTCCCGCTCAATGGCCCATTTTAAAATTTCCTCAGGGGGAAGCGCTTCATAGGTCCTGTTTATCTCATCAAGATTAAACATATTCAACACTATTCATCAATAATAAGCATTTCACAATCGGCTTTACTGCTTATTTCAGCCAGGGCGGAACCAAAAATAAAGCGGGACAGTGTTGAGCGCTTTTTTCTTGTAATAATAACCACCTCCAACTCCTCCTCGGCGATGACATCAAGGCATTCACTGATAAAATCACCCTCTCTTATAATTGTTTTAAAGGGAACCTTCATAGCAAGGGCCTTTTCTTCAAGTTCCTTCAGTTTTCTGTCGCCTCTCACCCGGTATTCGGTCAGGATGGAATCATGCAGCTGCTGTGACGGTTTTTCACCGGTAAAGCCGATATCGGTCAGTTTATCAAAGATACTTTCAGGCATTTCCGAATCAAGAACAAAAAGCGCCGTAAGGCCCTTCTTTTCCAGCCTCGCCTTTTCAAAGGCCGCATCAATCGTTTTAGGTGATTGCCTCGTTGTAGAAAGCACAAGAAGGATATTTTTCAATTTCCTTTACCTCGCATTATAATTTTATTCCAATGAGGGGCCAGTAATATCTTGTCATTACGATAAAAACAAAAAGCGCCATAACCTTGAGGATGATCCCCTGCAAAAGAAGGTCACGCACCCTGACGTAGCCCGAAGATAAAGCAATCGCCGTAGGCGGCGTTCCCATAGGCAGCATAAAGGCAAGCCCTGCCGGTACGGCAACACTATAAGTAACAAGCGTTGGATCAATATTATAGCTGTCTGACATGCTGATGCCAAGTGGAAGCAGGATAGCAACAATGGCCGTATTGCTCACACCTTCCGTCAGGAATATGGCGAGCACGGCAAATATAATAATAACTGCGGCAGGTGTCGATGCCCAGGAACCGACAATAATATTTCCCGCCCAGAGAGCGGCCCCGCTTTTTGTAATGGCCGAACCGAGACAGATAGCCCCGCCGTACATGAGAATGATTCCCCAGTTAACATAGGCTTCCACATCTTTCCATGTAACCAGTTTAAAGACAAAAAGAGATACGACGGAAAGAATGGCAATATTGGCAAGGCCAAGGGTATGACTGAAGAACATCCAGAGAATAATGGTGGAAGCCATAATAAAGCCTGTCATCCACTCTTCCAGTGTGGCCCGGCCGAGCTTGATCTTTTTCTCCGAAATAAGCTCTCTTGCCCTGTCAAAACTCTCCGTCTCTATGCGGCAGAAAAAGGTAATAATAGTGAAAGCAACAACAAGGAGAATAAGCACAATGGGAACAACGGCCAGCATCCATTCAAAAAAACCGATGGACTTGCCTGTCGTCTCCTTTAAAATGGCAATGGCCAGCGGATTTCTGGCACCCCCCAGAAAGGTTGCCACCCCTCCGATAATCGCTCCCCAGGCAAGGGCTATAAAAAGGGCCTTGCCATAGCTGCTTTTTAAAGGCCTTAGTTCCAGTCCTCTTGCAATTTCGATAACAATGGGAAACATCATGGCTGCTACGGCATGTTCGGGCATCCAGAAAGAAAGCAGCGCCGATGTAATAAAAATTCCAAAAAGCAGATAGGCCGGGCTGGAACCAAAAAGGGTAAGAACCATCAGGGCAAGCCTGCTGCTGAGCCCCGTTTTTAGCACTGCCGATGCCAGTATAAGCGCACCGAGAATAAAAAATATGGCCTCATTGCCAAAAAGGGCATAGGCATCTTTTGCGGGAAGAACCTCCATGACGGCAATAAGAACGATAGCCAGAAGGCCTGTTATGGCAAGAGGAAGAAGATGGGTAACCCATAAGACGAGGGAGAGCCCGAAAACAGCGGCAGAACGAAGTCCCTCCTGGCTGAGGCCTTCAGGAGGCGTCATATGGGCAACAAGATAAGTTATGCCGAAAAAGGCGCCAAGGGCGAGATACCTGAAACTTCTCACCAGGAGAATTGCCCAGAGGGGACGCCTGTCTATGGAAACATTCATTTGAATTCAGATAGTCCCGTTAAATTTTATGTGTCCCATAGGGACAAAGCGTTTTATGTAGAGCAAAAAGAGGCGGCTACAAACCCGATGACTCAAAAGAATCTTCCACTTCTTTTACCTTAAGCCGTCTGCGAAGTCCTGTATAGCCTCTCACAGCTTTGCCTCCCACCTTTGTTTTGTAGATATTCTGCATAACAACCTGCAGCCTGGCGTCCTCCCCTGCAAAAAACCTCGATTCAAGGGGGGTAAGATGGGTACTTACACTTTTCGACCAGGACATATTCATTTTGCTCTTTTTAACGGCATTGTATAAATGACCGAATATGGGAGCCATATCATCCACTTCAGGCACGGGCGTATCATGAAGGGGCGTCCCTTTGAGGGGCCTGAATATGGGAAGAATGGGCATGATTCCCATGGTTGTAAGATAATCGATGCCCTGTATGGTAGACTCGGCCGGTTCGAGACCGACAATAAGATTAGATGAAACCGTACCGCTTGGAAATATACCGGCTGCATAGTTCAGGGCTTCTGCAAAACGCTCCCAGCCGATCTCCTTCTCTTTGCCGGGGCAGAGTTTTTTGAATATTTCCTTATTAAAAATCTCCATATGATAGCTGATCTTGTCAGCGCCCATGGCATAAGTCCGGTCTATCCATCTGCTCGCGGCAGGGGGCTGAACATCAACGGAAACAAGGGTATCAAAATTTCTTTTTATGGCCTTAATATAAGGCTCAAGGTGCAAAATGCCCCTGTCTTCACTGTCATAATAACCGATATTAAGTTCTACCGAATCAGCCAGGTTATCTTCAAATGCCGCCTCAACAATCTCCACCACTTCTTCAACGGTGATAAATTCCCTGGCAATGGGAAGAAACTTCTCTCTTTCATGGCAGAAAACACAGTTGGCATTAAGTTCAAAAAAACTGCATCGACTCGTTGGTGTAATATGAACTTCCCCTCCATGAAGAACGGCTATCTGGTAATAGGGCGTTCCCCGGCTGGTAACCTTCTCATAAAAATCAGGTTGGGGAAGGAGGGAAACTTCCAGCCTGTCGCCATAACCGGTAAGAAAGAACCTCTCTCCCTCTTTTGTAAGACAAAGCGGAGAAGCGTGAGCAAACTCCTCCTCTGTGGGGACATTTACCCATACGTCCCCCGGTAAAATAAGCTCAACGCCGCCGGAAACGCCTCTCCTCGTTTTAAGCGTCTGTTCTATCTCACCGGCAATACGCTCTTCTACCCTCATTCCATGAGAAGCGAGGAGAAGCTTGAGATAACCGGGATTAAAGGGGCAACTCTTTCTCCCCGCCTGTGCTTCTTTTTTCTTTGTCATTGAGCGCCTTTAATCAGTCCCTATATTTCACAAACCCTCTGCTCATACATTTTGAGTTCTTTTACCGTCGCCTTGTCACTGCAAAGGGGGCATTCTTCATCTTTTCTGACCTTTACTTTTCTGAAGGTCATGGAAAGAGCGTCATAAATCACGAGATAACCGGCCAGCGAATCTCCTATACCGAGAATTTCCTTAATCGCCTCAGTGGCCTGTAACACACCGACCACGCCGGGAAGCGCGCCAAGGACACCGGCCTCCTGGCAACTGGGCACCATGCCTGCCGGCGGCGGCTCGGGGTAGAGACAGCGATAACAGGGATAACCATCCTGACTCTTGAAGGTCGTAACCTGTCCGTCAAAACGGAACATACTTCCTGAAATAAGCGTCTTTTTTTCAAAGTAACAGGCGTCGTTCATGAGAAATCGCGTGGGGAAATTATCGCTTCCATCGAGGATAATGTCATAATCCCTGATGATTTCCCTGATGTTGTCCACGTCAAGCATCTTGTTGTAAATATTGACCCTCACATCGGGATTCATCTGCTCGATGGTCCGTCTTGCCGATTCCACCTTGGGAACATTGACCCGCTCCGTATTGTGGATGATCTGCCTTTGCAGGTTGCTCATATCAACAACGTCACCATCGGCCACACCAAGAGTACCCACACCGGCAGCGGCAAGGTACATGAGTGCCGGAGAACCGAGCCCCCCTGCGCCAAGGCAGAAGACTTTTGCATCGAGGAGTTTCTGCTGTCCGGCGCCACCTACTTCGGGAAGGATGATATGCCTCGAATATCTTTCAATCTGTTCTTCAGTAAAGTTCATTAATAATTCTCCTTAATATTCATATCTCCCCCTATGAAAAAGGGGAATTCTCTCTTGCCCATACGTCCAAATCCCCCCACACCCCCCTTTGCTAAAGGGGGGATTAACTTCTGTAAAAATAACTACTTATGACAAAATCTCTATCTCTTCTTCATCGAATGTCGATGTCTCTTCATTAAGCAGCCATGATCTGGCTGTCACCTCCTTGCCTCCCATGACCGATGCAATGAGGTAAGAATAGCCGGGCCATGCCCGTTGACGGTCAAATTCGGAGGGCCTGTCGGGATGGTCGGGATGAGAGTGGTAATAACCGATAATTTCGACGCCCCTTTCCCGCCCTTCCCTCTCGGCTTTGAGCAGGTCTTTAGGATCCATTTCATACCTGTCATGAGCTCTTTCATTGTTCAGGTTAGCGGCCCGCCTTACCTCCGTCGCAACGTGAGTCCCCTCATCAAAATGGCCCATTATAATGCCGCAAACTTCATGGGGATAGCCCTCACAGCCATGGGCTTCGATAACTTCCATATGTTCTTTATTAAGTTTGATCATACAATATCCCTCCAAAGCGCAGTGGAAAGATATTTGTCCCCCCCATCGGGGAAGAGCGTAACGATGACTCCCTCTTCAATCTCCTTTGCCATTTCAAGAGCGCCTATCATGGCAGCTCCCGATGATTGCCCCACAAAGAGCCCCTCTTCTCTGGCCAGTCTGTTTGCCATTTCATAGGAGGGCTCCGTGGGAATGGGAAGCTTGCCGTCAAGCTCTTCTTCCTTGTAAATACCGGGAACAATGGAGCTTTCCATATGCTTAAGTCCTTCTATTCCATGAAATGGGCTCTCAGGCTCAAGGGCCTTGACGACAATATTGCTGTTGTAAGCCTTAAGTCCCCGGCAATTGCCCATAATAGTCCCCCCTGTGCCGATAGTGGCCGCAAAGTGGGTCACCCTTCCTTCCGTCTGGGCAATAATCTCCTCTGAAGTACCATGAATATGGGCTCTTACATTGGCCTCATTATTGTACTGATCCGGCTTGAAGTACTTTGATGGTTCCTTTTCCAGCAGTTCCTTTGATAAAACAATGGCCCCGTCAGAACCTTCGAGAGGGTCTGAGTAAACGACATGGGCGCCAAAGGCGGCAACCATTTTTTTTCTTTCGTCACTCACGTTGGCAGGCATAACAAGCGTCACCCGATAGCCTTTGATTGCCCCTATCATGGCATAGGCAATTCCCGTATTGCCGGAAGTCGAATCGAGGATGATCTTGTCCTTCCCAAGGAGACCTGACTCTTCCGCCTCTTCGATCATCCTCAGCGCCGGCCGGTCTTTAACAGAACCGCCGGGATTAAATGACTCGAGTTTGGCATAGATTTCAACCTTCTCGGGAAGGTGTGAGGTAATATTTCTTATTTTAACTAAAGGCGTATTCCCGATAAGGTCAAGAGCGCTGTTTGCAGATACGCCGTCTTTCTTTTTTTCTTTGAGCATATTCAATTTACCGGTTGCCTCCGGGTTAGTCATAAATATTAATTTTCCCACCACAACTCCCCTTTACCAAAGGGGAGCCTGGCCATAGGGCCCGTACCGGGGAGGGGTTGTATGCAAAACCTGCATTAAAAAAAGCTACTCCTCCATGAGCGCA includes the following:
- a CDS encoding M67 family metallopeptidase: MIKLNKEHMEVIEAHGCEGYPHEVCGIIMGHFDEGTHVATEVRRAANLNNERAHDRYEMDPKDLLKAEREGRERGVEIIGYYHSHPDHPDRPSEFDRQRAWPGYSYLIASVMGGKEVTARSWLLNEETSTFDEEEIEILS
- a CDS encoding cysteine synthase family protein codes for the protein MLKEKKKDGVSANSALDLIGNTPLVKIRNITSHLPEKVEIYAKLESFNPGGSVKDRPALRMIEEAEESGLLGKDKIILDSTSGNTGIAYAMIGAIKGYRVTLVMPANVSDERKKMVAAFGAHVVYSDPLEGSDGAIVLSKELLEKEPSKYFKPDQYNNEANVRAHIHGTSEEIIAQTEGRVTHFAATIGTGGTIMGNCRGLKAYNSNIVVKALEPESPFHGIEGLKHMESSIVPGIYKEEELDGKLPIPTEPSYEMANRLAREEGLFVGQSSGAAMIGALEMAKEIEEGVIVTLFPDGGDKYLSTALWRDIV
- the moeB gene encoding molybdopterin-synthase adenylyltransferase MoeB, encoding MNFTEEQIERYSRHIILPEVGGAGQQKLLDAKVFCLGAGGLGSPALMYLAAAGVGTLGVADGDVVDMSNLQRQIIHNTERVNVPKVESARRTIEQMNPDVRVNIYNKMLDVDNIREIIRDYDIILDGSDNFPTRFLMNDACYFEKKTLISGSMFRFDGQVTTFKSQDGYPCYRCLYPEPPPAGMVPSCQEAGVLGALPGVVGVLQATEAIKEILGIGDSLAGYLVIYDALSMTFRKVKVRKDEECPLCSDKATVKELKMYEQRVCEI
- a CDS encoding phosphoadenylyl-sulfate reductase, with product MFNLDEINRTYEALPPEEILKWAIEREFREEVALSSSFGIGSAVLLHMISRIDPGLKVIFVNTGCHFKETLQYREQLVSLLKLTNVVEYAPAEKDLDLFDPDRNLYEKHHDLCCAIRKVEPIKRSLKGLKAWISGIMRSQARTRRDAHMVEAYEGGLFKINPLINWTSRDSFYYMEENNLPHHPLFEKGYPSVGCEPCTFLPTNKNDERSGRWKGVSKTECGLHTFMEKKPLKES
- a CDS encoding universal stress protein; amino-acid sequence: MKNILLVLSTTRQSPKTIDAAFEKARLEKKGLTALFVLDSEMPESIFDKLTDIGFTGEKPSQQLHDSILTEYRVRGDRKLKELEEKALAMKVPFKTIIREGDFISECLDVIAEEELEVVIITRKKRSTLSRFIFGSALAEISSKADCEMLIIDE
- a CDS encoding DASS family sodium-coupled anion symporter; the protein is MNVSIDRRPLWAILLVRSFRYLALGAFFGITYLVAHMTPPEGLSQEGLRSAAVFGLSLVLWVTHLLPLAITGLLAIVLIAVMEVLPAKDAYALFGNEAIFFILGALILASAVLKTGLSSRLALMVLTLFGSSPAYLLFGIFITSALLSFWMPEHAVAAMMFPIVIEIARGLELRPLKSSYGKALFIALAWGAIIGGVATFLGGARNPLAIAILKETTGKSIGFFEWMLAVVPIVLILLVVAFTIITFFCRIETESFDRARELISEKKIKLGRATLEEWMTGFIMASTIILWMFFSHTLGLANIAILSVVSLFVFKLVTWKDVEAYVNWGIILMYGGAICLGSAITKSGAALWAGNIIVGSWASTPAAVIIIFAVLAIFLTEGVSNTAIVAILLPLGISMSDSYNIDPTLVTYSVAVPAGLAFMLPMGTPPTAIALSSGYVRVRDLLLQGIILKVMALFVFIVMTRYYWPLIGIKL